One Bacteroidota bacterium genomic window carries:
- a CDS encoding SPFH domain-containing protein: MEAAFIIAGAIIFIFMTIFGIFRANLKICQPNEVLIFSGRNRQLSDGSTLGYRVIRGGRSFRWPIIEQVDRLELNTIPIDLSVTNAYSKGGIPLTVRAIANVKVASNEPELNNAVERLLGKPLGDIQVIAKETLEGNLRGVLATLTPEEVNEDRLKFARTLLDEADNDLSALGLQLDTLKIQSVEDDRGYLDAIGRQRTAQIISAAEVTEAQQKQHARLAEATADKSIAEAENEVRIVKAQLAAEAEAEEAKVSIAAKVAEARAEQELAEQEITLAEKRQRSSVIVAAEAERMAKEEIAKGNAARILEDGQAEVEVLRRKLELWNQAGPDAERLFLIQMLPEIIQQVVNTVDNLQIDKITVVDSGTGGSGVPAVFNQIAGATPALLESLKASTGVDIAGMLSQASQNQTGPSNSSGDPTGNGD; this comes from the coding sequence ATGGAAGCTGCATTTATTATTGCCGGCGCCATCATCTTCATCTTCATGACTATTTTTGGCATTTTCAGGGCCAATCTGAAAATCTGTCAACCCAACGAAGTCCTCATTTTCAGTGGGCGCAATCGTCAACTAAGCGACGGCAGTACCCTGGGCTACCGTGTTATCCGCGGCGGAAGAAGCTTCCGTTGGCCTATCATTGAACAGGTAGATCGGTTGGAATTGAATACCATCCCAATCGACCTGTCCGTTACCAATGCTTACTCAAAAGGGGGCATTCCACTAACAGTTCGCGCAATTGCCAACGTGAAAGTTGCCTCCAACGAGCCTGAGCTCAACAACGCGGTGGAACGCTTACTCGGTAAACCGCTTGGTGATATCCAGGTCATCGCCAAAGAAACCCTCGAAGGTAACCTGCGCGGCGTTTTGGCAACCCTTACACCCGAAGAGGTTAATGAGGACCGACTCAAATTTGCCCGCACCCTGCTTGATGAAGCTGATAACGACTTGAGTGCACTCGGCCTGCAGCTCGACACGCTTAAAATCCAGAGTGTCGAAGACGACCGGGGCTATCTCGATGCTATTGGTCGGCAAAGAACAGCACAAATTATCTCTGCTGCCGAAGTAACAGAAGCCCAGCAGAAGCAGCATGCCCGTCTGGCTGAAGCAACAGCAGACAAATCTATCGCAGAAGCGGAAAACGAAGTGCGTATTGTGAAAGCACAGTTAGCTGCAGAAGCCGAGGCAGAAGAAGCCAAAGTTAGTATTGCCGCAAAAGTTGCAGAGGCGCGCGCCGAGCAAGAGCTTGCTGAGCAGGAAATTACGCTGGCAGAGAAAAGGCAGCGCTCTTCGGTCATTGTGGCTGCAGAAGCAGAACGCATGGCCAAAGAAGAGATTGCCAAAGGTAATGCCGCGCGCATCCTCGAAGACGGCCAGGCAGAAGTGGAAGTGCTGCGCCGCAAACTTGAGCTATGGAACCAGGCCGGCCCAGATGCAGAGCGCCTCTTCCTGATTCAAATGTTGCCAGAAATCATCCAACAGGTTGTGAATACCGTTGATAACCTGCAGATTGACAAAATCACCGTGGTCGATAGCGGCACGGGCGGTAGTGGGGTGCCTGCCGTCTTCAATCAGATTGCGGGCGCTACGCCTGCCCTGCTTGAAAGCCTTAAAGCATCCACCGGTGTGGATATTGCCGGCATGCTCAGTCAGGCCTCTCAAAACCAAACAGGGCCCTCCAATTCTAGCGGGGACCCTACAGGAAATGGTGATTGA